A region of Paenibacillus sp. 37 DNA encodes the following proteins:
- the nfsA gene encoding oxygen-insensitive NADPH nitroreductase, translating to MNETIELMMKHRSVRKFKPDPVSDEQLAAIVSAGQMASSSSSVQAYTVIAVTESEQKAKLAELAGNQAYVNECPVFLVWCADLYRLSDAAKRHLPEKESYADSTENFMVATIDAALASQNAALAAESLGFGIVYIGGLRTRIEEVAELLGLPEGVYPVYGMCIGVADQETGIRPRLPLDAVLHHNRYNAEQSLQGVAQYDETTTAYMKERTNGERTTPWSELMAKRLTEPTRLQVRPFLEGKGFLKR from the coding sequence ATGAATGAAACCATTGAGTTGATGATGAAACACCGCTCTGTACGAAAGTTTAAGCCAGACCCGGTAAGTGATGAGCAGCTTGCAGCCATTGTATCGGCAGGGCAGATGGCTTCCTCTTCAAGCAGTGTACAAGCTTATACCGTGATTGCTGTGACTGAATCGGAGCAAAAGGCCAAGCTGGCTGAACTGGCAGGCAATCAGGCCTACGTCAATGAATGTCCGGTATTTCTCGTATGGTGTGCTGATCTGTACCGGCTGAGTGATGCTGCGAAACGTCATCTTCCTGAGAAGGAATCGTATGCCGATTCGACCGAGAATTTCATGGTAGCCACGATTGATGCCGCTTTGGCTTCCCAGAATGCCGCTCTTGCAGCCGAATCCCTTGGCTTCGGAATCGTATATATCGGCGGGCTTCGTACTCGGATTGAAGAAGTCGCTGAGCTGTTAGGATTACCTGAAGGCGTATATCCGGTGTACGGCATGTGTATTGGTGTTGCAGATCAGGAAACGGGAATTCGCCCACGTCTGCCGCTGGATGCAGTCCTGCATCATAATCGATATAATGCCGAGCAGAGCCTCCAAGGTGTTGCGCAGTATGATGAGACCACAACCGCGTACATGAAAGAACGGACCAATGGAGAAAGAACGACCCCATGGTCCGAACTGATGGCGAAGCGCTTGACTGAGCCGACAAGATTGCAAGTGAGACCGTTCCTGGAAGGCAAAGGATTCTTGAAGCGTTAA
- a CDS encoding TatD family hydrolase translates to MTTRRNSLVHSQAFAPLIDAHIHFDQYTPDEQREMLLSFPSHQVEAVIAVSMNLASAQANLELAEQHPRTIYPAFGFHPEQELPSVAEMDLFFQWIEEHIGQATAIGEVGLPYYNRQEAEQAGQRFDQSGYIKLLERFIQLAKKHNKPLVLHAVYDDADIVCDLLEQYQFRRAHFHWFKGSRQTVRRIADNGYFISFTPDIVYEEEIRELARRYPSEQVMAETDGPWPFEGPFQGRMTHPAMTRQVIQAWSEITGMGTERAARLFHQNTKRFYGLT, encoded by the coding sequence ATGACCACAAGGAGGAATTCCCTCGTGCATTCTCAAGCTTTTGCACCATTAATTGATGCTCATATTCACTTCGACCAGTATACCCCTGACGAACAACGCGAGATGCTGTTATCTTTCCCGTCTCACCAGGTCGAAGCAGTCATTGCCGTGTCCATGAATCTCGCTTCTGCCCAAGCCAATCTGGAGCTTGCCGAACAACATCCACGCACCATCTATCCGGCCTTCGGTTTTCATCCAGAACAGGAACTGCCTTCCGTTGCAGAAATGGACCTGTTCTTCCAATGGATCGAAGAGCATATTGGACAAGCTACAGCCATCGGAGAAGTTGGCCTTCCCTATTACAATCGTCAGGAAGCGGAGCAGGCAGGACAGCGCTTCGATCAGAGCGGGTATATCAAGCTGCTTGAACGGTTCATCCAACTCGCGAAAAAGCATAACAAACCACTTGTCCTTCATGCAGTATACGATGATGCGGATATTGTCTGTGATCTGCTGGAGCAATATCAATTCCGACGTGCTCATTTCCACTGGTTCAAGGGTTCTCGCCAAACCGTAAGGCGCATAGCGGACAACGGTTATTTCATTTCCTTCACACCGGATATTGTCTATGAAGAAGAGATTCGTGAACTCGCCCGGCGATATCCTTCAGAACAAGTGATGGCCGAGACCGACGGACCTTGGCCCTTCGAAGGGCCGTTTCAGGGACGAATGACACACCCTGCCATGACCAGACAAGTCATTCAGGCATGGAGTGAGATCACCGGCATGGGAACCGAACGGGCCGCCCGTCTCTTTCATCAGAACACAAAGCGTTTCTATGGATTAACTTGA
- a CDS encoding ABC transporter ATP-binding protein: MNRQQDEHVQPERGARALEPKHGEKLHSANPGLPTNTTAATVPPALDVVDVHASFRERRSRLPVLNGLSLTVEQGEFVAIVGPSGCGKSTLFHIIGGLLKPQEGRVFMDDHDVTGQRGKISYMPQQPALFPWRTIEDNVLLAGEVASSAPPRTEALAEARKWLSSVGLAGFEQAYPHMLSGGMQQRAAFLRALLSPQELMLLDEPFSALDALTRSDMQRWLLDIWEQNRRSVLFITHNIEEALLLADRVYVLSNRPATVLHEVHVPFDRPRREEITEESAFLERKRQIAQWMREEQQKARLS; this comes from the coding sequence ATGAATCGGCAACAGGACGAACATGTCCAGCCTGAACGGGGAGCACGCGCATTGGAACCAAAGCACGGTGAAAAACTTCACTCGGCTAATCCTGGTCTACCGACAAATACGACTGCTGCTACGGTTCCACCTGCACTGGATGTCGTGGATGTTCATGCATCATTCCGTGAACGGCGGAGCAGGTTACCGGTTCTGAACGGCCTATCCCTGACTGTGGAGCAAGGCGAGTTTGTTGCTATCGTTGGGCCATCCGGCTGTGGCAAAAGCACCCTGTTCCATATCATCGGCGGTCTTCTGAAGCCACAGGAAGGGCGAGTGTTCATGGACGATCATGATGTAACGGGCCAACGTGGCAAGATCAGTTATATGCCACAACAGCCTGCTCTTTTCCCTTGGCGGACCATTGAAGACAATGTACTGCTTGCTGGAGAAGTAGCTTCAAGCGCTCCCCCTCGGACCGAAGCACTTGCAGAAGCTCGTAAGTGGTTAAGCAGCGTGGGTCTTGCCGGGTTCGAGCAGGCATACCCTCATATGCTGTCGGGCGGAATGCAGCAGCGTGCTGCATTCCTGCGCGCCCTGCTCAGTCCGCAGGAACTGATGCTGCTGGACGAACCCTTCAGCGCGCTGGATGCACTGACACGTAGCGACATGCAGCGCTGGCTGCTCGATATCTGGGAACAGAACCGCCGCTCGGTGCTGTTCATCACCCATAATATCGAAGAAGCATTGCTGCTTGCAGATCGGGTCTATGTGTTATCCAACCGACCTGCAACAGTGTTGCACGAGGTACATGTTCCTTTTGATCGCCCCAGACGAGAAGAAATTACGGAGGAATCTGCTTTTCTGGAGCGTAAACGGCAGATTGCACAGTGGATGAGAGAAGAGCAGCAGAAAGCCCGCCTATCATAA
- a CDS encoding ABC transporter permease, translated as MNAYFKSVWPPIVAVILFIAIWQGAVSLFHIEKWMLPAPSDIAREAASQADRLGMHASATIQLTLIGFAAGTAVGLLIAMVLHLVPFLKSALYPLLILSQNIPTIALAPLLLIWFGFGLLPKLITIILVCFFPVAVAAMDGLTRTDAAMMNYMRMAGAKRHHIFWKLELPHALPSVFSGVKIAATYSVMGAIIAEWIGADKGIGYYMMLQKSAYRTDRLFVAIMIIVALSLLLFLFIALLEKLLVRWRPQKR; from the coding sequence ATGAATGCCTATTTCAAAAGTGTATGGCCGCCCATTGTGGCGGTTATTCTCTTTATAGCGATATGGCAGGGAGCTGTCTCCCTGTTCCATATTGAAAAATGGATGCTGCCAGCACCGTCTGATATCGCCCGCGAAGCGGCATCCCAGGCTGATCGGCTTGGCATGCACGCTTCCGCAACCATTCAGTTAACGCTTATCGGATTCGCCGCCGGCACAGCGGTTGGATTACTGATCGCGATGGTGCTGCATTTGGTTCCTTTTCTCAAGTCAGCCCTGTATCCATTACTTATTCTTAGTCAAAATATTCCGACCATCGCGCTCGCGCCGCTCCTGTTAATCTGGTTCGGATTCGGGCTGTTGCCCAAGCTGATTACCATCATCCTCGTCTGCTTCTTCCCCGTTGCAGTGGCAGCCATGGACGGCTTGACCCGTACAGATGCAGCGATGATGAACTATATGCGCATGGCTGGTGCGAAACGTCATCATATCTTCTGGAAGCTGGAGCTTCCCCATGCGCTGCCATCCGTGTTCTCCGGTGTCAAAATCGCTGCTACCTATAGCGTAATGGGTGCCATTATCGCCGAATGGATCGGTGCAGATAAGGGTATTGGTTATTATATGATGCTGCAAAAGTCGGCTTATCGTACGGACCGCCTATTCGTGGCGATCATGATTATTGTCGCGCTCAGCTTGCTGCTCTTCCTGTTCATTGCCCTTCTGGAGAAGCTGCTCGTGCGCTGGCGGCCACAGAAGCGGTAG
- a CDS encoding MTH1187 family thiamine-binding protein translates to MASTLLSIQVIPKTPNGENSYPYVDRAIEVIQQSGLKYQVNPLDTTMEGELEELLEVVRKMHEVLVEAGSPSIISQIKIAHSPTGFSMDTLTEKYR, encoded by the coding sequence ATGGCAAGCACACTACTTAGCATTCAGGTTATTCCGAAAACGCCTAATGGCGAGAACTCATATCCTTATGTAGATCGCGCCATTGAAGTTATTCAGCAATCTGGCCTGAAATATCAGGTGAACCCGCTCGACACCACGATGGAGGGGGAACTGGAGGAACTGCTGGAGGTTGTCCGCAAAATGCACGAAGTACTCGTCGAGGCTGGCAGCCCAAGCATCATCTCCCAGATCAAAATCGCCCATAGCCCTACTGGCTTCAGCATGGATACCCTGACGGAGAAGTACCGCTAA
- a CDS encoding ABC transporter substrate-binding protein, producing the protein MKWRKTMGLLLLCVLLVTVAACGGKEAAPAEQNGNTNTESSNEGDNAALKDIKVVLDWTPNTNHTGLYAAVDQGFYKAEGLNVEIVQPGAGGADTMVASNEVPFGVSYQESVTQARTQGVPLVSIAAVIQHNTSGFAAPADRNIKSPKDFEGKTYGGWGSPVEEAVMQSIMEGDGADVSKVKNINMGDADFFTAVKRDIDFAWIFYAWTGIEAELRGEPIDMLYVKDYSDALDYYTPVLVTNEQTIQNDPELVKAFLKATSEGYQYAIDHPEDAANILIKAVPDLDKDLVLASQKWLSPKYTDDAPRWGEQKQEVWQNYTDWMFSKKLLDEQVDVSKAYTNAFLPQ; encoded by the coding sequence ATGAAATGGCGTAAAACAATGGGACTGTTGCTCTTATGTGTACTACTGGTGACCGTGGCCGCATGTGGCGGTAAAGAAGCTGCCCCGGCAGAACAGAACGGCAACACGAATACGGAGAGCAGCAACGAAGGTGACAACGCAGCCCTCAAGGATATTAAAGTCGTACTCGACTGGACACCAAATACGAATCATACCGGCTTATATGCAGCTGTAGATCAAGGTTTTTATAAGGCCGAAGGCTTGAATGTGGAGATTGTCCAGCCAGGTGCCGGCGGCGCAGATACGATGGTTGCCTCGAATGAAGTGCCTTTTGGCGTAAGTTATCAGGAAAGTGTAACTCAAGCCCGTACACAAGGTGTTCCACTCGTCTCCATCGCAGCAGTTATTCAGCATAATACATCCGGGTTCGCTGCTCCGGCGGATCGGAATATCAAGTCACCGAAAGATTTTGAAGGGAAAACCTATGGCGGTTGGGGTTCGCCTGTGGAAGAAGCCGTGATGCAATCCATTATGGAAGGCGACGGAGCCGATGTATCCAAAGTAAAAAACATTAACATGGGTGACGCTGACTTTTTCACCGCAGTGAAACGGGATATTGATTTCGCGTGGATTTTCTACGCCTGGACGGGGATTGAAGCTGAACTGCGCGGAGAACCGATCGACATGTTATATGTGAAGGATTATTCAGATGCACTGGATTACTACACGCCTGTTCTCGTAACAAACGAGCAGACGATTCAGAACGACCCTGAGTTGGTGAAAGCATTCCTGAAAGCCACTTCAGAAGGATATCAATACGCAATTGATCATCCCGAAGACGCAGCGAATATTCTGATCAAGGCCGTCCCGGATCTGGATAAAGACTTGGTCCTGGCAAGCCAGAAATGGCTTAGTCCAAAGTACACGGATGACGCCCCGCGCTGGGGAGAACAGAAACAGGAAGTATGGCAGAACTACACCGACTGGATGTTTAGCAAAAAACTGCTGGATGAACAGGTCGACGTGAGCAAAGCATATACGAACGCGTTTTTACCCCAATAA
- a CDS encoding phospholipase D-like domain-containing protein has protein sequence MILKTIIAIILSYSVYVFFTAYLLFLVPSPSTIENTDMQKTLTEGSTTDRVMLLEDGFQSGQVRIQTIREAKTSIDLAYYSIQKGKTSQLFFAALFDAADRGVHVRIILDGIFHSMRGELRNIPDAIAAHPNVELRYYEPLHLFMPWTWHNRMHDKILLVDNTYGIIGGQNIGDKYMASQPPKDYVFDRDVLVYNTNDNTNSTVVEMKQYIDQLWNHPFTKPEKHAKRQHHAKGLKELSQLAELYQKAQAQNDPFVKVLPKEWVRGALHSDHVAFIHNPIKRLYKDPIMWRTFVHFANQAKSKVYLQTPYAIPTKKMEKAVHLSMNPETEWVMLTNSIQQTPNPLAFAGYLSSKKRLLDTSLAIYEYEGPYSIHGKSFVMDDYLSMVGSYNFDPRSAFLNTESAVVISGSAFADQLTEAMDIKRAHSTLAVKGEHPAESTNQKGSVFKRMAITALSKLSFLWKFML, from the coding sequence ATGATCCTTAAAACCATAATCGCAATTATTTTGTCCTATAGTGTCTACGTTTTTTTCACGGCTTACCTTTTATTTTTGGTTCCGTCTCCATCGACTATTGAAAATACGGATATGCAAAAAACGTTAACAGAAGGAAGTACAACAGATCGCGTAATGCTCCTGGAGGACGGCTTTCAATCGGGTCAGGTGAGAATCCAGACCATTCGAGAGGCGAAAACAAGCATCGACCTGGCGTATTACTCCATCCAAAAAGGAAAAACATCTCAACTCTTTTTTGCTGCGTTATTCGATGCAGCTGATCGGGGTGTTCATGTTCGAATCATTTTAGACGGGATTTTTCACAGCATGCGCGGAGAGTTGCGTAATATTCCAGATGCCATTGCAGCTCACCCCAATGTGGAATTAAGATATTATGAACCACTCCACCTATTTATGCCATGGACATGGCATAACCGTATGCATGACAAGATCCTTCTTGTCGACAACACATATGGCATTATTGGCGGCCAAAATATTGGTGATAAATACATGGCATCGCAACCCCCAAAAGACTATGTATTCGATCGGGATGTCCTTGTTTACAATACAAACGATAATACGAACAGCACGGTTGTTGAAATGAAACAATATATAGATCAGTTATGGAACCATCCATTCACCAAACCAGAAAAACATGCAAAACGTCAGCATCATGCAAAGGGGCTAAAAGAGCTTTCTCAACTAGCTGAGTTATATCAAAAAGCTCAGGCTCAGAACGATCCTTTTGTTAAAGTGTTGCCAAAGGAATGGGTTCGAGGAGCGCTTCATTCCGACCACGTTGCTTTCATTCACAATCCAATTAAAAGGCTGTATAAAGACCCGATCATGTGGAGAACATTTGTTCATTTCGCCAATCAAGCAAAGTCGAAAGTGTACCTTCAGACGCCATATGCCATTCCTACCAAGAAAATGGAGAAAGCCGTACATCTGTCGATGAATCCAGAAACAGAATGGGTCATGCTGACGAATTCAATCCAACAGACCCCTAACCCTTTGGCTTTCGCGGGATACTTAAGCTCTAAAAAACGGTTGCTTGATACCAGTCTGGCCATATATGAATACGAAGGCCCTTATTCCATACACGGCAAATCATTTGTCATGGATGATTACCTCAGCATGGTTGGTTCGTATAATTTTGATCCCAGATCTGCCTTCCTCAATACTGAATCTGCTGTGGTCATTTCTGGTTCTGCATTCGCCGACCAACTAACAGAGGCTATGGATATCAAACGTGCACATAGTACACTTGCGGTTAAAGGTGAGCATCCAGCAGAATCTACGAATCAGAAAGGCTCTGTTTTCAAACGAATGGCAATCACAGCGTTATCCAAACTGTCTTTTCTCTGGAAATTTATGTTGTAG